A genomic segment from Colletotrichum higginsianum IMI 349063 chromosome 5, whole genome shotgun sequence encodes:
- a CDS encoding N-acetyl-gamma-glutamyl-phosphate reductase: protein MFSAAVIRAGARRAVPRVVRRQNVAAVRNPFQRLNAIRALSSTSSQSELANRDRTRAIIIRTLSQIGSRREGQQYLSYFTSVSSQKFAVIKVGGAILTDYLDDLCENIAFLYEVGLYPVIVHGAGPQLNRLLQEAGVEPQFEEGIRVTDGKTLTVARKLFLQENMKLVEKLEGLGVRTRPLTTVLTADYLDKEKWNLVGKITSVDKGPVELAISQGYVPILTSMAETTEGQILNVNADVAAAELARALEPLKIVYLSEKGGLFNGETGDKISHINLDEEYDHLMSQSWCRYGTRLKIKEIKELLETLPRTSSVAIIHPSDLQKELFTDSGAGTLIRRGDKIAFADNIASFPDLAKLKQTLIRDREGMDAEATVDRYIEFLKGTPFKAYYDEPLNCVAIVLPPNEERSHPTLATLTVTKEGWLSNVTENVFHAIKKDHPKLVWTVSEEDENLTWFFDKADGSFSSKGNQLFWYGINNLQELGVLTDEFNAHGRAMLGDSNLEARLRRAAQTSNRNLNQSTTPAQARGFSTMARRPMWAPAAASLSGKRTFATYTTTNPNPPLGKKNASNDVPSRVALIGARGYTGQALIEMLNAHPNMDLRHVSSRELAGQKLEGYTKRDVTYENLSPDQVTELEKNGAIDCWVMALPNGVCKPYIEAINEARKGGADHRSVIVDLSADYRFDNTWTYGLPELTGRSEIYKADKISNPGCYATAAQLGIAPLVEHLGGSPSVFGISGYSGAGTKPSPKNDVNLLKDNLMPYSLTDHIHEREISAKLGADVAFSPHVASWFRGIQATIHIPLNKTITSRDIRQIYQDRYAGEKLVKVVGEPPLVKNIMNKHGVEIGGFAVHSSGRRVVVCATIDNLLKGAATQCLQNMNLALGYAEYEGIPTM, encoded by the exons CCGAGCCATCATCATCCGCACCCTGAGCCAGATCGGCAGCCGCCGCGAGGGCCAGCAATACCTCTCATACTTcacctccgtctcctcccaaAAGTTCGCCGTTATCAAGGTCGGCGGTGCCATCCTCACCGactacctcgacgacctttGCGAGAACATTGCCTTCCTCTACGAGGTCGGCCTGTACCCCGTCATCGTCCATGGCGCCGGTCCTCAGCTGAACCGTCTGCTTCAGGAGGCCGGTGTCGAGCCCCAGTTCGAGGAGGGTATCCGCGTGACTGATGGCAAGACCCTGACCGTCGCACGCAAGCTGTTCCTCCAGGAGAACATGAAGCTCGTTgagaagctcgagggccttggcGTCCGCACTCGTCCTCTGACCACCGTCCTGACCGCCGACTACCTTGACAAGGAGAAGTGGAACTTGGTCGGTAAGATCACCAGTGTTGACAAGGGGCCTGTCGAGCTGGCCATTTCCCAGGGCTATGTTCCCATCCTTACCTCCATGGCCGAGACCACCGAGGGCCAGATCCTCAACGTcaacgccgacgtcgccgccgcggagcTTGCCCGTGCGCTCGAGCCCCTGAAGATCGTCTACCTCTCCGAGAAGGGCGGTCTTTTCAACGGCGAGACCGGCGACAAGATCTCCCACATCAACCTTGACGAGGAGTACGACCACCTCATGTCCCAGTCTTGGTGCCGCTACGGCACCCGtctcaagatcaaggagatcaaggagcTTCTGGAGACCCTGCCGCGCACGTCGAGTgtcgccatcatccaccCCAGCGACCTGCAGAAGGAGCTCTTCACTGATTCCGGCGCCGGTACCCTGATCCGCCGTGGAGACAAgatcgccttcgccgacaaCATCGCGTCTTTCCCCGACCTGGCCAAGCTGAAGCAGACTCTCATCCGCGACCGCGAGGGCATGGACGCCGAGGCCACCGTCGACCGCTACATTGAGTTCCTCAAGGGAACCCCTTTTAAGGCCTACTACGACGAGCCCCTGAActgcgtcgccatcgtcctcccccccaacgAGGAGCGATCCCACCCGACTCTCGCCACCCTGACCGTCACCAAGGAGGGTTGGTTGAGCAACGTCACGGAGAACGTCTTCCacgccatcaagaaggaCCACCCCAAGCTCGTCTGGACCGTcagcgaggaggacgagaaccTCACTTGGTtcttcgacaaggccgacggCAGCTTCTCGAGCAAGGGCAACCAGCTTTTCTGGTATGGCATCAACAACCTCCAGGAGCTCGGCGTCTTGACCGACGAGTTCAACGCCCACGGCCGCGCCATGCTTGGCGACTCCAACCTCGAGGcccgcctgcgccgcgccgcccagACCTCGAACCGCAACCTCAACCAGTCCACCACCCCTGCCCAGGCCCGCGGTTTCTCGACCATGGCCCGCCGCCCGATGtgggcccccgccgccgctagCTTGTCTGGCAAGCGTACGTTCGCCACgtacaccaccaccaaccccAACCCTCCCCTGGGCAAGAAGAACGCCTCCAACGACGTCCCTTCGCGCGTCGCCCTGATCGGTGCCCGTGGCTACACCGGCCAGGCCCTCATCGAGATGCTCAACGCCCACCCCAACATGGACCTCCGCCACGTCTCATCTCGTGAGCTTGCCGGCCAGAAGCTCGAGGGCTACACCAAGCGCGATGTTACCTACGAGAACCTGAGCCCTGATCAGGTCaccgagctcgagaagaaTGGCGCCATCGACTGCTGGGTCATGGCCCTCCCCAACGGTGTCTGCAAGCCCTAcatcgaggccatcaacGAGGCCCGCAAGGGCGGCGCTGACCACCGCagcgtcatcgtcgacctgTCGGCCGACTACCGCTTCGACAACACCTGGACGTACGGTCTTCCCGAGCTGACGGGCCGTTCCGAGATCTACAAGGCCGACAAGATTTCCAACCCCGGCTGCTACGCGACCGCTGCGCAGCTCGGCATTGCGCCCTTGGTCGAGCACCTCGGCGGCTCTCCCTCCGTCTTCGGCATCTCCGGCTACTCGGGCGCCGGCACCAAGCCCTCGCCCAAGAACGACGTCAACCTGCTCAAGGACAACCTGATGCCCTACAGCTTGACGGACCATATCCACGAGCGCGAGATCAGCGCcaagctcggcgccgacgtcgccttCTCGCCGCACGTTGCCTCGTGGTTCCGCGGCATCCAGGCCACCATCCACATCCCCCTTAACAAGACCATCACCTCGCGCGACATCCGCCAGATCTACCAGGACCGCTACGCCGGcgagaagctcgtcaaggtcgtcggcgagcccCCCCTTGTCAAGAACATCATGAACAAGCACGGTGTTGAAATCGGCGGCTTCGCGGTCCACAGCAGCGGCAGGCGTGTTGTTGTTTGCGCCACTATTGACAACCTGCTCAAGGGCGCGGCGACTCAGTGTCTTC AGAACATGaacctcgccctcggctACGCTGAATACGAGGGCATTCCTACCATGTAG
- a CDS encoding Fasciclin domain-containing protein, with amino-acid sequence MQLTSFVPLAFAALAAAAQPLDAVLKANNDSLSTFAALLATVPAVGQTITKAVDTTILAPSNDAFAKAMQADPTFAQRAATNATFLTDLLLYHVVTGKTMAAMFPENSKFAHTLLETPAANVTGNQKVELLRKGEQARVFSGYKQLSVVTKPDITYAGGVLHVLDSVLTFPGTPAETAMDTGLTSMAGALKRAGLADGVDSLQAATVLAPTNAAFQAIGATVASMEPADLARILEYHVLMNQVRFSPGITLKMGYKTLMGEKVTLRKLDGLLYANSARITIADIITTDGVMHVVDSVLNPSSPRLNPGAGTPAFEGAVQAANAPFTDGVKPTAVFVPADSGARDISLSVRPAVLGILVCLAVAYL; translated from the exons ATGCAGCTGACGAGCTTCGTCCCGCTCGCCTTCGCTGcactggcggcggcggcccaacccctcgacgccgtcctcaagGCGAACAATGACAGTCTAAGCACATTCGCCG CCCTCCTGGCGACGGTCCCGGCCGTCGGCCAGACCATCACCAAAGCCGTCGACACCACCATCCTCGCGCCCTCCAACGACGCCTTCGCCAAGGCGATGCAGGCCGACCCGACCTTCGCCCAGAGGGCCGCCACCAACGCCACCTTCCTGACCGACCTGCTCCTCTACCACGTCGTCACGGGCAAGACCATGGCCGCCATGTTCCCCGAGAACTCCAAGTTCGCCCACACCCTGCTCGAgacgcccgccgccaacgtCACGGGCAACCAAAaggtcgagctcctccgcaAGGGCGAGCAGGCCCGCGTCTTCAGCGGCTACAAGCAGCTGAGCGTCGTCACCAAGCCCGACATCACCtacgccggcggcgtcctccaCGTCCTCGACTCGGTCCTGACCTTCCCCGGCACcccggccgagacggccatGGACACGGGCCTGACGAGCATGGCCGGCGCCCTGAAGCGCGCgggcctcgccgacggcgtcgactcgCTGCAGGCCGCCACCGTGCTCGCGCCGACCAACGCCGCCTTccaggccatcggcgccacGGTCGCCTCCATGGAgcccgccgacctcgcccggATCCTCGAGTACCACGTCCTCATGAACCAGGTCCGCTTCAGCCCGGGCATCACACTCAAGATGGGCTACAAGACCCTCATGGGCGAGAAGGTCACGCTCCGGaagctcgacggcctcctgTACGCCAACTCGGCCCGGatcaccatcgccgacatcatcaccaccgacGGCGTCATGCACGTCGTCGACAG TGTCCTCAACCCATCATCGCCTCGGTTGAACCCCGGCGCCGGAACACCCGCCTTTGAGGGCGCCGTGCAGGCCGCAAACGCCCCTTTCACCGACGGCGTCAAGCCGacggccgtcttcgtcccGGCCGACTCGGGCGCGAGAGACATCAGCCTATCTGTCCGTCCCGCCGTGCTCGGGATCCTTGTTTGTTTGGCGGTCGCGTATCTGTAA